A single genomic interval of Rosistilla ulvae harbors:
- a CDS encoding sugar phosphate isomerase/epimerase family protein produces the protein MAGFRYGICNETFQDWPLDKALDLARRVGYTGWEVAPFMLADDARSITAQQRSDYRRQVEGAGFEVIGLHWLLAKTEGYYLTTDNAAVRQATTEYFCELARLCKDLGGKVMVLGSPQQRNVPEGASMEQAYEFAAEVLRGVVPALEANDVRIALEPLGHEEGNFMNTQAQGRQLREMIGSEHVGLHLDVKAMSDETDDIAGLIRENADLMLHFHANDPNRQGPGMGSVDFAPIFEALGAVEYQGWVSVEVFDYAPGIETLVTESMKNMLAAQKP, from the coding sequence ATGGCAGGATTTCGATATGGCATCTGTAATGAAACGTTCCAGGATTGGCCGCTGGACAAGGCGCTCGATCTAGCCCGACGTGTCGGTTATACCGGTTGGGAAGTTGCGCCGTTCATGTTGGCCGACGATGCTCGATCGATCACGGCACAGCAACGGAGCGATTATCGTCGACAGGTGGAAGGGGCGGGGTTTGAAGTCATCGGCCTACATTGGTTGCTGGCGAAGACCGAGGGTTATTATTTGACCACCGACAACGCCGCGGTTCGCCAGGCGACGACCGAGTACTTCTGCGAACTAGCGCGGTTGTGTAAGGATCTGGGGGGCAAGGTGATGGTTTTGGGATCGCCGCAGCAGCGGAATGTTCCCGAGGGGGCATCGATGGAGCAGGCTTATGAATTCGCAGCCGAAGTGTTGCGAGGCGTCGTGCCGGCGCTCGAAGCCAACGATGTCCGCATCGCGTTGGAACCGCTGGGGCATGAAGAGGGGAACTTCATGAACACGCAGGCCCAGGGGCGACAGCTGCGCGAGATGATCGGGTCGGAGCACGTCGGTTTGCACTTGGATGTCAAAGCGATGAGCGACGAAACCGACGACATCGCGGGGCTGATTCGCGAAAACGCAGACCTGATGCTTCACTTTCACGCCAACGATCCCAATCGCCAGGGTCCTGGGATGGGATCGGTCGATTTTGCCCCCATCTTTGAAGCGCTCGGCGCGGTCGAATACCAGGGGTGGGTCTCGGTGGAAGTCTTCGATTACGCCCCCGGAATCGAGACCTTGGTTACCGAAAGCATGAAGAACATGCTTGCCGCTCAGAAGCCGTAG
- a CDS encoding DUF2780 domain-containing protein — protein MRSIDWPPSLRSGLNAKTAPRRDGKGFSYASNLHYIDATCGHRSRDVLLSSRQRKGVGIDPASETTVRDSSNTKGAPMDELLQQLTDRLGIDPSTAQGVTGKAMAMIKENVDESTFKSLASSIPGLDSIITAGETHDSGEPSGGLLGKLAGMASGMLGGSAGNALEMGAALSEKGLPTDKLGEFVTMLIAFIKEKAGDDVLEQVFAKFPMLKSLIDSQG, from the coding sequence ATGCGCTCCATTGACTGGCCGCCATCACTCCGAAGCGGCCTGAATGCTAAAACTGCGCCGCGGCGTGACGGCAAGGGGTTTTCTTACGCTTCGAATCTCCATTACATTGATGCCACTTGTGGTCACCGATCGCGCGATGTGTTGCTTTCTTCGCGGCAACGTAAAGGTGTTGGCATCGATCCTGCAAGCGAGACCACTGTTCGCGATTCAAGCAATACAAAGGGTGCACCAATGGACGAACTGCTTCAGCAATTGACCGACCGCTTAGGGATCGATCCGTCGACCGCTCAAGGAGTCACTGGGAAAGCGATGGCGATGATCAAGGAGAATGTCGACGAATCGACCTTCAAGAGCTTGGCCTCGTCGATCCCTGGACTCGATTCGATCATCACCGCAGGCGAAACCCATGACAGCGGCGAACCGAGTGGTGGGTTGTTGGGAAAGTTAGCGGGAATGGCTAGCGGCATGCTGGGCGGATCGGCGGGCAATGCGTTGGAGATGGGAGCGGCACTTTCGGAAAAGGGTTTGCCGACCGACAAGTTAGGCGAGTTCGTAACGATGCTGATCGCTTTCATCAAAGAGAAAGCGGGGGACGACGTGCTGGAGCAAGTGTTTGCCAAATTCCCCATGCTGAAAAGCCTGATCGACAGCCAAGGTTGA
- a CDS encoding OmpH family outer membrane protein has product MRRPSVLILMLGTLAIGMAVPLRCPAESPTAAGRFAIIDVAYIFKNAASIKAEVAAIEQQMAGLQRYGKAKQQEMLEEAKAIQALKPGSIEYARQEEKVAELESSLKLEVFRRRKSLADAEASLYFANYQKMHQIIAQLAQYNNIDLVLRYDGEGMDIDKPDTVLRSVMKNVVYRSDAIDLTQIVLAAMEKTQVAAKPVANALH; this is encoded by the coding sequence GTGCGGAGACCCTCTGTGTTGATTTTGATGTTGGGAACGCTGGCGATAGGCATGGCCGTCCCGCTGCGTTGTCCGGCGGAATCACCGACTGCGGCTGGAAGGTTTGCAATCATCGACGTCGCCTACATTTTCAAAAATGCGGCGAGCATCAAAGCGGAGGTCGCCGCGATCGAGCAGCAGATGGCCGGGTTGCAGCGATACGGAAAAGCAAAACAGCAGGAGATGCTCGAGGAGGCCAAGGCGATCCAAGCGTTGAAGCCTGGTTCGATCGAATATGCGCGCCAGGAGGAGAAGGTTGCGGAGCTTGAATCGTCGTTAAAGTTGGAGGTCTTTCGCCGCCGCAAGAGCTTGGCCGATGCCGAGGCGAGCTTGTATTTTGCAAACTATCAGAAAATGCATCAGATCATCGCCCAGCTTGCTCAATACAACAACATCGACCTGGTGCTGCGATACGACGGCGAAGGGATGGATATCGACAAACCCGACACCGTGCTGCGGAGCGTGATGAAAAACGTTGTCTATCGATCCGACGCAATCGATTTGACCCAAATCGTCCTGGCGGCGATGGAGAAAACCCAGGTCGCTGCCAAACCGGTCGCCAATGCGCTCCATTGA
- a CDS encoding cysteine desulfurase family protein, protein MSDELIYLDNHATTPCDRRVVDAMLPLLLETYGNPHSTSHVAGNAAADAVADAMDSLAANLGATAGELIATSGATESTNLALLGHCLHPRNRKRHIVTAITEHPAVLDPIESLRREGFAVTVLNVDANGQIDPEQFADTLTDDTAIVSLMLANNEIGSLHPLANLVDIAHRRGIPVHTDATQAVGRVEIDLGQLEVDLLSCSAHKFYGPKGAGLLYVRRQGRLARIKPQLFGGGQQRRLRPGTMNPAGIVGMATALQLCVDNMPSETLQIRQLRQRMFTGLNQRIPGLQLNGPPLDSDLRLVSNLNLMFPGVEGEAIMLASPQLAVSSGSACSSVDATASHVLLGIGRSEQEARSSLRIGFGRFNTLAQIDQATAMLADAYDQMRRLG, encoded by the coding sequence ATGTCCGACGAATTGATCTACCTCGACAACCACGCAACGACACCGTGCGACCGCCGCGTTGTCGACGCGATGCTGCCGCTGCTGTTGGAAACCTATGGCAATCCGCACAGCACTTCCCACGTCGCGGGCAATGCCGCCGCAGACGCAGTTGCCGATGCGATGGATAGCCTTGCGGCAAATCTGGGGGCAACTGCGGGAGAATTGATCGCCACCAGCGGCGCCACCGAAAGCACCAACCTCGCACTGCTGGGACATTGTTTGCACCCGCGAAACCGCAAACGCCACATCGTGACAGCGATCACCGAGCACCCGGCGGTCCTCGACCCGATCGAATCGCTGCGCCGCGAAGGCTTTGCCGTCACGGTGCTCAACGTCGATGCCAATGGGCAGATCGATCCGGAGCAATTCGCCGACACGTTGACAGACGACACCGCGATCGTCTCGTTGATGCTCGCCAACAATGAGATTGGCAGCCTGCATCCGCTAGCGAATCTGGTCGATATCGCCCACCGGCGCGGGATCCCGGTCCATACCGATGCGACCCAAGCGGTAGGCCGGGTTGAAATCGACCTCGGGCAATTGGAGGTCGATCTGCTCAGTTGTTCGGCGCACAAGTTTTACGGCCCCAAGGGGGCGGGGCTGTTGTACGTCCGCCGCCAGGGGAGACTTGCGCGAATCAAGCCGCAGCTGTTTGGTGGCGGTCAACAGCGCCGTCTGCGCCCGGGGACGATGAACCCGGCTGGGATCGTGGGCATGGCGACCGCGCTGCAATTGTGCGTCGACAACATGCCGTCGGAGACTCTTCAAATCCGGCAATTGCGGCAACGGATGTTCACTGGGCTGAACCAACGAATACCTGGCCTGCAGCTCAACGGACCACCACTCGATTCGGACCTCCGTTTGGTCAGCAACCTCAACCTGATGTTTCCAGGAGTCGAAGGGGAAGCGATCATGCTCGCCTCGCCTCAGTTAGCGGTCTCCAGCGGTTCGGCATGCAGCAGCGTCGACGCAACGGCCAGTCACGTGCTGCTGGGAATCGGCCGCAGCGAACAGGAAGCTCGGTCGAGTCTGCGCATCGGTTTCGGACGCTTCAATACGCTGGCACAGATCGATCAAGCCACCGCGATGCTTGCCGACGCCTACGACCAAATGCGCCGCCTCGGCTGA
- the rho gene encoding transcription termination factor Rho — MAKKKRSYRGRSGSGNESNSNGNGGGGGGGGGKGRVSRRRRRPSDGNNNNNGNRQPEGDLPTVDDDAPLVEGVGLLEMHPNGYGFLRSPDNNFSRDRSDPFVPGTMIEKFGLREGVMIRGMVQPGRRHQGPRIREILDVDGITPDEYAEVKNFDSLTAINPEQWLRLEIGQKPLTNRVIDLLAPLGKGQRSLIVAPPRSGKTVMLQNISSGIAENHPDVKLIVLLIDERPEEVTDMKRHVVGGEVIASSLDMDVDSHVRLSQLVIERCKRLAEMGQDVFLLLDSITRLARAFNKWVGQTGRGRATMTGGLDVKAMDIPKKLFATARAFQEGGSLTIVGTALVDTNSRMDEAIFQEFKGTGNMEVVLDRRLADRRVWPSIDISQSGTRREELLHDEETYEAVTMLRRTLSEMHHVDAMEQLTKQLGRFESNEEFIKLISGAKLTG, encoded by the coding sequence ATGGCTAAAAAGAAACGATCCTACCGCGGACGCAGCGGCAGCGGAAACGAGAGCAATTCCAACGGAAATGGCGGCGGCGGTGGCGGCGGCGGCGGAAAAGGCCGCGTCAGTCGTCGCAGACGGCGACCTTCGGACGGAAACAACAATAACAACGGCAACCGTCAGCCCGAGGGCGACTTGCCAACCGTTGACGACGATGCTCCGTTGGTCGAAGGTGTTGGCTTGCTGGAAATGCACCCCAACGGGTACGGCTTTTTACGCAGCCCAGATAACAACTTCAGCCGTGACCGTTCGGACCCCTTTGTCCCTGGCACGATGATCGAAAAGTTCGGTCTGCGGGAAGGGGTGATGATCCGCGGTATGGTCCAACCCGGCCGACGGCATCAGGGCCCGCGAATCCGCGAAATTCTCGACGTCGATGGAATTACTCCCGACGAATACGCCGAAGTCAAAAATTTCGACTCGCTGACGGCGATCAATCCCGAGCAATGGCTGCGTTTGGAAATCGGCCAAAAACCGCTCACCAACCGCGTGATCGACCTGCTCGCTCCACTAGGCAAGGGCCAGCGCTCGCTGATCGTTGCCCCGCCGCGATCGGGCAAAACGGTGATGTTGCAGAACATCAGCAGCGGAATCGCCGAAAACCACCCGGACGTCAAGTTGATCGTGCTTTTGATCGATGAGCGGCCCGAGGAAGTCACCGACATGAAGCGACATGTCGTCGGCGGCGAAGTCATCGCCAGCAGCTTGGACATGGATGTCGATTCGCACGTCCGACTCAGCCAACTGGTGATCGAACGCTGCAAACGATTGGCTGAAATGGGCCAGGACGTCTTCCTGCTGCTCGATTCGATCACCCGCTTGGCTCGCGCGTTCAACAAGTGGGTCGGTCAGACCGGCCGCGGCCGGGCGACGATGACCGGCGGCCTGGACGTCAAAGCGATGGACATTCCGAAAAAATTGTTCGCCACCGCGCGTGCGTTCCAGGAAGGGGGCTCGTTGACGATCGTCGGCACCGCTCTGGTCGACACCAACAGCCGAATGGACGAAGCGATCTTCCAGGAATTTAAGGGTACCGGCAACATGGAAGTCGTGCTCGATCGCCGTCTGGCCGATCGCCGCGTCTGGCCATCGATCGATATCTCGCAATCGGGCACCCGTCGCGAAGAACTGCTGCACGACGAAGAGACATACGAAGCGGTCACGATGCTGCGTCGCACGCTCTCGGAGATGCACCACGTCGACGCCATGGAACAATTGACCAAACAGCTTGGCCGATTTGAATCCAACGAAGAATTTATCAAGCTAATCAGTGGTGCAAAGCTGACAGGTTGA
- a CDS encoding TetR/AcrR family transcriptional regulator C-terminal domain-containing protein, with the protein MQFVDLLRTFAFWPTIVHGEPTPSRRKRNQIVERTVEMFLSRYGVS; encoded by the coding sequence ATGCAATTCGTCGACTTGCTGCGCACGTTTGCTTTCTGGCCAACGATCGTCCACGGCGAGCCCACACCGTCGCGTCGCAAACGCAACCAGATCGTCGAGCGCACCGTTGAAATGTTTCTCAGCCGGTACGGCGTCAGCTAA
- a CDS encoding efflux RND transporter permease subunit codes for MDAEPDTWDVNDSWGVSGQQLFVDVDSDRASLSGIRTAEVASTLDAYYSGKLLTMYREGDRQIPVYFRLKPESRQSLGAVNSSHIESRVGKISLAAIANVEPQWRLETIDRRDGNRTIEVRSRINYGASGNDITNRVFHCEAMEQVKAELPPGFRIEIGGALEESMKAQGKMFRSFGMSFIAIVLLLIFQFNSLSRTSIIMVTLPLALVGALFGLWVTNNAFGFMPQLGVLALFGIVLNSAILFVEFADIVVEQTSTEKDRPLTRSEYHAAIVDAARQRLMPIFLTTATTVGGLVPLALAGGPLWQGLAWLLIYGLTFATALTLFVIPVLYSFQSPSSRLREANNPIPTPSV; via the coding sequence GTGGACGCCGAGCCGGACACGTGGGACGTCAACGATTCGTGGGGCGTCTCCGGCCAGCAGTTGTTCGTCGATGTCGATTCCGATCGAGCGAGCCTTTCGGGAATTCGCACCGCGGAGGTTGCATCAACGCTCGACGCTTATTACTCCGGCAAACTGCTGACGATGTATCGCGAGGGAGACCGACAAATCCCGGTTTACTTTCGGTTGAAGCCCGAGAGCCGCCAGTCGCTTGGTGCCGTCAACAGCTCTCACATCGAAAGCCGCGTCGGCAAGATTTCACTGGCAGCGATTGCAAACGTCGAACCGCAATGGCGTTTGGAGACGATCGATCGACGCGACGGAAACCGAACGATCGAAGTCCGATCGCGGATCAACTACGGGGCGTCGGGAAACGACATTACCAATCGCGTCTTCCATTGCGAGGCGATGGAGCAGGTGAAGGCCGAATTGCCTCCCGGATTTCGCATCGAGATCGGCGGCGCTCTCGAAGAGTCGATGAAGGCTCAAGGGAAAATGTTCCGTTCGTTTGGCATGTCATTTATTGCAATCGTTCTGTTGTTGATTTTTCAATTCAACAGTCTCTCTCGCACTTCGATCATCATGGTGACCTTGCCTCTTGCCCTTGTCGGCGCTCTGTTTGGTCTATGGGTAACCAACAATGCTTTTGGATTCATGCCGCAGCTTGGCGTGTTGGCGTTGTTCGGAATCGTATTGAATTCGGCGATCCTGTTCGTCGAATTTGCCGACATCGTCGTGGAGCAAACTTCAACGGAGAAGGATCGGCCTCTGACGCGCAGCGAATATCATGCTGCCATCGTCGACGCTGCCCGGCAACGGCTGATGCCGATCTTCCTGACAACCGCGACCACCGTGGGCGGCCTCGTTCCTCTCGCCCTTGCCGGCGGCCCGCTGTGGCAAGGCTTAGCCTGGTTGCTCATCTATGGTCTTACGTTTGCGACCGCCCTGACGCTATTTGTCATCCCCGTCCTCTATTCCTTCCAGTCCCCCTCGTCTCGGCTTCGCGAGGCCAACAATCCCATTCCAACCCCATCGGTGTAA